The DNA sequence CACGGGCTGACCACCGAGTTTCTGAGCGACAAGCCGAAGTTCGCGGAAGTCGCCGACCAGATCCGCGACTTCGTGAAGGGCGCGGAACTGATCATCCACAACGCACCGTTCGACCTCGGGTTCCTCGATGCCGAATTCGCGCGGCTCGGCCTGCCGCCGTTCATCGAGCATTGCGACGGCGTGATCGACACGCTGGCAGAGGCCAAGCAGATGTTCCCCGGCAAGCGCAATTCGCTCGACGCGCTGTGCGACCGGTTCGGCATCAGCAACGCGCACCGCACGCTGCACGGCGCACTGCTTGACTCGGAGCTGCTCGCCGAGGTCTATCTCGCGATGACGCGCGGCCAGGACAGCCTCGTGATCGACATGCTCGACGACCCAGGCGCCGACGGCGGCACGGCGAACGGCCAGCGCATCTCGCTCGCGTCGCTCGACCTGCCGGTCGTCGCGGCCAGCGACGACGAGCTCGCCGCGCACCAGGCGCAGCTCGACGAGTTGGACAAGTCGGTCAAGGGCACCTGCGTCTGGCGCACGTCCGCCGAAGTGGACGCCGTCGAAGCGGCCTGACGCATCCGACCGCTCCGCTGCACTGCACCCGCGCCTACGCGCGCGGCTGCAGCGCGATCATCGCCATCCCGCCGAGCGCGAGCGCCGCGCCGGCCGCGTCCCAGCGGGTCAGCGCGACGCCGTCGACGACCCGCAGCCACAGCAGCGCCACGCCGATATACACGCCGCCATACGCCGCGTAGGTGCGCCCCGCCGCGCTCGGATGCAGCGTCAGCAGCCACGCGAACAGCGCGAGCGACAGCGCTGCGGGCACCAGCAGCCACACGGGCCGCCCGCCTTTCAGCACGAGCCACGGCAGGTAGCAGCCCACGATTTCGGCCACCGCGGTAACGGCGAACAATGCCGCGATCCTGATCAGTTCGGTCATCCGGTTCCTCTTGGAATGAGCGTCCGTCGCGCAGGGTCCGCGAGGGCCCCGCGACGGCATGCCCGGCGCGGCCCATCATACCCGCGCGAGCCGCGCCGGAACCTCCGTGGGACGGGCGATTCCCGGCAATTTGCACGATCGTCTGTCATCGTGCTATCATGTCGCCTGTTTCAACCTCGAATCTCTTTCTTTTTTCGATCTCGATCGAATGCCGCCCGCGCCTGCAGGCCGGCGCTCCGATCGACATTGCATCCACAGGAAAGCCCGCCCGACAGGCCCGCTTTTCTCGTTTCGTTGCCCTTCCGGGGCACTTGCCGGAGCGCCGGACTTTCGTCCGCACCGGTATCCGCCGCCTGCATCACGCGGCCCATTCTTCATGAGCGCACCGTCGCGGCGGCCCATCGGGCCCGCGT is a window from the Burkholderia vietnamiensis LMG 10929 genome containing:
- the dnaQ gene encoding DNA polymerase III subunit epsilon, translated to MRQIILDTETTGLNPRSGDRLIEIGCVELLNRRLTGNNLHIYVNPERDSDPGALAVHGLTTEFLSDKPKFAEVADQIRDFVKGAELIIHNAPFDLGFLDAEFARLGLPPFIEHCDGVIDTLAEAKQMFPGKRNSLDALCDRFGISNAHRTLHGALLDSELLAEVYLAMTRGQDSLVIDMLDDPGADGGTANGQRISLASLDLPVVAASDDELAAHQAQLDELDKSVKGTCVWRTSAEVDAVEAA
- a CDS encoding YnfA family protein is translated as MTELIRIAALFAVTAVAEIVGCYLPWLVLKGGRPVWLLVPAALSLALFAWLLTLHPSAAGRTYAAYGGVYIGVALLWLRVVDGVALTRWDAAGAALALGGMAMIALQPRA